Proteins co-encoded in one Desulforegulaceae bacterium genomic window:
- a CDS encoding M48 family metalloprotease, whose product MRFYFSFVSVFLIIFSIFIIPDFSYSLSVKEEKVIGREVLNQIKRAYPVVTDPYIVKYINDIGQVVVDNSDNRLFDFSFHIIKNKEYNAFAVPGGYIFVHTGLIAAMEEECELVGILAHEAAHVTSRHIAQQVEDSKKISLGTLAGLAAGIALGMSGGDPDAVMGLIAGTQALGQSAMLSYSREHEREADKKGLIYLTKAGYSPEGLLEILKTMRSKEYFTEEHAPVYMRTHPGTKERIEYISSFIDNNKELVETCTRGEKGVFSRFNKVKIKITALYEEKNFALKRFEEMEKDPQKKPGAYYGLALLAMKNEEYEKSKYYFLKALKYNALDSELLFDYGKTLFYKGDFKSALQKFNTIKAHGVDFLEIEVFRGRAYLELENYERAKELFDILTLKHPEILYLWYYNAVANEKSGYSGLSHYYLGRYHELRNDNDLTVFHYKKAASLLDGKEKSEVDERLKAFLNRGKKKKKKSEKEDGEEKAQFRLIKKSIRLNSLPDGVFGNLII is encoded by the coding sequence ATGAGATTTTATTTTTCTTTTGTCTCAGTTTTTCTAATAATTTTTTCAATTTTTATTATCCCTGATTTTTCATATTCGCTCAGTGTAAAAGAAGAAAAAGTTATTGGAAGAGAAGTTTTAAATCAAATAAAGCGGGCTTACCCTGTGGTTACAGATCCCTATATTGTAAAATACATAAATGATATAGGTCAGGTTGTGGTTGATAATTCAGATAATAGGCTTTTTGATTTTAGTTTTCATATAATAAAAAACAAAGAGTACAATGCTTTTGCAGTTCCAGGCGGTTATATTTTTGTTCATACGGGCTTGATTGCAGCCATGGAAGAAGAATGTGAGCTTGTTGGTATTTTAGCCCATGAAGCAGCCCATGTAACTTCAAGACATATTGCCCAGCAGGTAGAAGATTCCAAGAAAATTTCCCTTGGAACACTTGCTGGCCTTGCAGCGGGAATAGCCCTTGGAATGAGCGGGGGAGATCCTGATGCTGTAATGGGTCTTATAGCAGGCACCCAGGCTTTAGGCCAGTCAGCCATGCTTTCATATTCCAGGGAGCATGAAAGGGAAGCTGATAAAAAGGGACTGATTTACCTTACCAAGGCTGGTTATTCGCCCGAAGGTTTACTTGAAATTTTAAAAACAATGAGATCAAAGGAATATTTCACAGAAGAACATGCTCCTGTTTATATGAGAACCCATCCGGGAACCAAGGAAAGAATAGAATATATTTCTTCATTTATAGATAACAATAAAGAGCTGGTTGAAACCTGCACCAGAGGTGAAAAAGGAGTGTTCAGCAGATTTAACAAAGTAAAAATTAAAATAACAGCACTTTATGAAGAAAAAAACTTTGCCCTTAAAAGATTTGAAGAAATGGAAAAAGATCCTCAAAAAAAACCCGGAGCATATTATGGCCTTGCTCTTCTTGCCATGAAAAACGAAGAATATGAAAAATCAAAATACTATTTTTTAAAAGCCCTGAAATATAATGCCTTGGACAGTGAGCTTTTGTTTGATTATGGAAAAACCTTGTTTTACAAAGGTGATTTTAAGAGTGCTTTGCAAAAATTTAATACAATAAAAGCCCATGGGGTTGATTTTTTAGAAATAGAAGTTTTCAGGGGGAGAGCTTATCTTGAGCTTGAAAACTATGAAAGGGCAAAGGAGCTTTTTGATATTCTCACTCTTAAACATCCTGAGATACTCTATCTTTGGTATTACAATGCTGTTGCAAATGAAAAGTCTGGTTATTCAGGGCTTTCCCATTATTATCTTGGAAGATATCATGAGCTTAGAAATGATAATGATTTAACTGTTTTTCATTATAAAAAAGCAGCCTCTCTTCTTGATGGAAAAGAAAAATCAGAGGTAGATGAAAGATTGAAGGCTTTTTTGAACAGGGGAAAAAAGAAAAAGAAAAAGTCTGAAAAAGAAGATGGTGAAGAAAAAGCTCAGTTTCGATTGATTAAGAAATCAATTAGATTGAATTCATTACCTGATGGAGTGTTTGGGAATTTGATTATTTAA
- a CDS encoding ParA family protein, whose translation MAQVIAIANQKGGVGKTTTSVNLAAAFALSNKKTLLVDCDPQANATTGSGIDKLELENTLYQLLIGMAEAKEVVCETETKNLYIIPSKVELIGFEVEILSEEDRETYLGSALNKIKNDYEYIILDCPPSLSLLTLNALACADTVLIPLQSEFYALEGLSQLLQTIKRVKQSINKNLKISGILLTMFDKRTNLSAQVEEDARAHFKDLVFKTKIPRNIRLSEAPSYGVPIFSYDPSSTGAKSYLQLAKEIIKKNK comes from the coding sequence ATGGCACAGGTTATAGCAATAGCAAATCAAAAGGGAGGTGTGGGCAAAACTACAACATCTGTAAACCTTGCAGCAGCATTTGCCCTTTCAAATAAAAAAACACTGCTTGTTGACTGTGATCCTCAGGCAAATGCAACTACAGGCTCAGGAATTGACAAGTTGGAGCTTGAAAACACACTTTACCAGCTTCTCATAGGGATGGCAGAAGCTAAAGAGGTTGTATGTGAAACAGAAACAAAAAACCTTTATATTATTCCTTCAAAGGTTGAACTCATAGGATTTGAAGTTGAAATTCTTTCTGAAGAGGACAGGGAAACTTATCTAGGATCAGCTTTAAATAAAATTAAAAACGATTATGAGTATATTATTCTTGACTGCCCTCCTTCATTAAGTCTTCTCACCTTGAATGCCCTTGCCTGTGCTGATACTGTACTGATTCCTCTTCAAAGTGAATTTTACGCACTTGAAGGTTTAAGTCAGCTTTTGCAGACAATAAAACGGGTTAAGCAAAGCATTAATAAAAATTTAAAAATTTCCGGCATTCTTTTAACAATGTTTGATAAAAGAACAAATCTTTCTGCCCAGGTTGAAGAAGACGCCAGAGCACATTTTAAAGATCTGGTTTTTAAAACCAAAATCCCTAGAAACATAAGGCTTTCTGAAGCACCGAGCTATGGAGTTCCTATTTTTTCATATGATCCGTCTTCAACAGGGGCAAAAAGTTACCTTCAGCTGGCAAAAGAAATAATTAAAAAAAACAAATAA
- a CDS encoding ParB/RepB/Spo0J family partition protein produces MEKKKKLEKRRGLGKGLGALLPDIEPEIEKEEDEKEFVKISINHLKQNPYQPRKKFSEEEIEELSQSIKEYGILQPVLVRQSHDNNDEFYIIAGERRVRAAKLAELEKIPVLIKEITDEQMLQISIIENIQRENLNPVEEAKAFKRLISEFNRTQEELANIVGKSRPAISNTLRLLKLPENILDSLSDSLISGGHARALLGAKDEFIQNKVFYEILDKKLSVRETEHLVKRLNENDINLRPKPALPPEYKTMAVKLSHLIGTKVNISAKKNNTGKIEINFRDENELNKIFKLLNSVENENQQAG; encoded by the coding sequence ATGGAAAAAAAGAAAAAACTTGAAAAAAGAAGAGGCCTTGGAAAAGGCCTTGGAGCATTGCTCCCTGACATAGAACCTGAAATTGAAAAAGAGGAGGATGAAAAAGAATTTGTTAAAATTTCTATTAATCATCTTAAACAAAATCCTTATCAGCCAAGGAAAAAGTTTAGTGAAGAAGAAATTGAAGAACTGAGTCAGTCCATCAAAGAATATGGAATTCTTCAGCCCGTCCTTGTAAGACAAAGTCATGATAACAATGATGAATTTTACATAATTGCCGGAGAAAGAAGAGTAAGGGCTGCAAAACTTGCAGAACTTGAAAAAATTCCTGTGCTGATAAAAGAAATAACTGATGAACAAATGCTTCAAATTTCAATAATTGAAAACATTCAAAGAGAAAACCTAAACCCTGTTGAAGAAGCAAAAGCATTTAAAAGACTGATAAGCGAGTTTAATCGTACCCAGGAAGAACTTGCAAATATTGTAGGAAAAAGCAGACCAGCCATTTCAAACACATTAAGGCTTTTAAAACTTCCAGAAAACATTCTTGATTCTTTGTCAGACTCCCTTATTTCAGGAGGTCATGCAAGGGCACTTCTTGGAGCAAAAGACGAATTTATCCAAAACAAGGTCTTCTACGAAATCCTGGATAAAAAACTAAGCGTAAGAGAAACAGAACATCTTGTAAAAAGGCTCAATGAAAATGATATCAATTTAAGACCAAAACCAGCATTACCGCCTGAATACAAAACCATGGCTGTCAAACTTTCCCACCTAATCGGAACCAAAGTAAATATTTCAGCAAAAAAGAACAACACTGGAAAAATTGAAATAAACTTCAGGGATGAAAATGAATTAAATAAAATTTTTAAGCTTTTAAATTCAGTTGAAAATGAAAACCAGCAGGCAGGATAA
- the ispH gene encoding 4-hydroxy-3-methylbut-2-enyl diphosphate reductase: MKDDIIIAKTSGFCMGVRRAVEIALDEANTKKGGKIHTFGPLIHNPQVLKLLEDKKIKCIEKIPEKGEGTIIIRAHGIPPQSKKKLKEAGFQVVDATCPRVIKVQAIIKKHSAQGYEVIIAGDHDHAEVIGLLGYSGKKGHVINSIEEFEALPVFEKAIIVAQTTQNTKFYKKLEEKISKDFPDYKFFNTICDSTEKRQEEIKRISKKVDAVIVVGGKTSGNTKRLKEVASQEGKTAFHIEDESELDMDFIASQKKIAITAGASTPNWVISQVYKAIKTARLKKNKSSFLFCFVILKFLLRSNILLALGAGALSTAAAVLLDLSPIKISTILCVSLYIFSIHTINNLTLIDSDRFNDPQKADVYDKFKIPLLLMALVAGILCVWISFHLGILPFLTILFMCAAGLCYKLPIINIPGITKGFEPLSKIKGSKAILIGGAWGTLCTILPVFSAASFGFSKIPGVFVVFVFCASMALFRTMWVDIIEIQGNKIAGEITIPILYGEKKTAEFIKYLLLAMILLLFISSFLGIITKFGYLLMIYPALSLGFIISSSKKEIQPGFFDDIITESIFITAGVLALLWKIFT; encoded by the coding sequence ATGAAAGATGATATAATTATTGCAAAAACCTCAGGTTTTTGCATGGGTGTAAGAAGGGCAGTTGAAATTGCCCTTGATGAGGCAAATACAAAAAAAGGGGGGAAAATTCACACTTTCGGCCCTCTTATCCATAACCCCCAAGTACTAAAACTTCTTGAAGATAAAAAAATAAAATGCATAGAAAAAATTCCAGAAAAAGGTGAAGGCACTATAATCATTAGAGCCCATGGAATTCCTCCCCAATCAAAGAAAAAACTCAAAGAAGCAGGATTTCAGGTAGTTGATGCAACTTGTCCAAGGGTGATAAAAGTTCAGGCGATTATAAAAAAGCATTCAGCACAAGGCTATGAAGTGATAATTGCAGGAGATCATGACCATGCAGAAGTTATAGGACTTCTTGGGTATTCAGGCAAAAAAGGCCATGTAATAAACTCAATTGAAGAATTTGAAGCTCTTCCAGTATTTGAAAAAGCAATTATTGTTGCCCAAACAACCCAGAATACAAAATTTTACAAAAAACTTGAAGAAAAAATATCCAAAGATTTCCCTGACTATAAGTTTTTCAATACAATTTGTGATTCAACAGAAAAAAGACAGGAAGAAATAAAAAGAATTTCAAAAAAAGTTGATGCTGTGATTGTTGTTGGAGGAAAAACAAGCGGAAACACAAAAAGACTAAAAGAAGTTGCTTCCCAGGAAGGTAAAACAGCTTTTCATATTGAAGACGAGTCAGAGCTTGATATGGATTTTATTGCCTCCCAGAAAAAAATTGCAATAACAGCGGGAGCTTCAACTCCAAACTGGGTAATTTCACAGGTTTACAAAGCAATAAAAACAGCAAGACTTAAAAAGAATAAAAGCTCATTTTTATTTTGTTTTGTAATTCTTAAGTTTCTGCTTCGTTCAAATATTCTTCTTGCACTTGGAGCTGGAGCACTTTCAACTGCAGCTGCAGTTCTTCTTGATCTTTCTCCTATAAAAATAAGTACAATTCTTTGTGTATCCCTTTATATTTTTTCAATCCATACAATAAACAACCTGACCCTTATAGATTCAGACAGATTCAATGACCCTCAAAAAGCAGACGTTTATGATAAATTCAAAATTCCTTTGTTGTTAATGGCCCTGGTTGCCGGAATTTTATGTGTATGGATTTCATTTCATCTTGGTATTCTTCCTTTTTTGACAATTCTTTTTATGTGTGCTGCCGGACTTTGCTATAAGCTGCCCATAATAAATATTCCTGGAATTACCAAAGGATTTGAACCATTAAGTAAAATAAAAGGCTCAAAAGCAATTCTCATTGGAGGAGCCTGGGGAACTCTTTGTACAATTCTGCCTGTTTTTTCTGCAGCAAGCTTTGGCTTCTCAAAAATACCCGGAGTTTTTGTTGTTTTTGTTTTTTGTGCTTCAATGGCACTTTTCAGAACAATGTGGGTTGATATTATAGAAATCCAGGGAAACAAAATTGCTGGAGAAATTACAATCCCAATTTTATACGGAGAAAAGAAAACAGCTGAGTTTATAAAATATCTTCTTTTAGCCATGATTTTACTTTTATTTATATCCTCTTTTTTGGGAATAATCACAAAATTTGGATATCTTCTTATGATTTATCCTGCTCTTTCGCTTGGATTTATAATTTCAAGCAGTAAAAAAGAAATTCAGCCAGGATTTTTTGATGATATAATCACAGAAAGTATATTTATTACAGCGGGAGTACTTGCTCTTTTATGGAAGATTTTTACCTGA
- a CDS encoding isochorismatase family protein: protein MEDFYLTKPVKLEITNELDLHNFKPGEVKELIEEYIYQCIKINIFEVRIIHGKGKGILRKKVESVLKKNTFVKSFSTASPGSGFWGATIAVLKKPDEDKKMNSDKCLIIVDMLNDFIDKKGALFSGKTAQKACEKIKLRLDEFRKNNHPVIFLKDSHDLNDKEFEKFPKHCVKNTWGSKIIDELKPLENEIIIEKTRYSGFYNTRLDQVLRKINPKSIYLCGVCTSICVMDTAGGLANRDYKVIIHENETADFDEEMHVFSIKRMKNIYGVEII, encoded by the coding sequence ATGGAAGATTTTTACCTGACAAAACCTGTTAAATTAGAAATAACCAATGAACTTGATCTTCACAATTTCAAGCCCGGGGAAGTAAAGGAACTTATTGAAGAATATATTTATCAATGTATAAAGATAAATATATTTGAGGTAAGAATAATTCACGGCAAAGGCAAGGGTATTTTAAGAAAAAAAGTGGAAAGTGTTCTTAAAAAAAACACCTTTGTCAAAAGTTTTAGCACAGCCTCCCCAGGATCCGGTTTCTGGGGAGCCACAATTGCCGTTTTAAAAAAACCTGATGAGGACAAAAAAATGAACTCTGATAAATGCCTTATAATAGTTGATATGCTCAATGATTTTATAGATAAAAAAGGAGCTTTATTCAGCGGAAAAACTGCACAAAAAGCTTGTGAAAAGATAAAACTCAGGCTTGATGAATTCAGAAAAAACAATCATCCTGTAATTTTTCTTAAAGACAGCCATGATCTAAATGACAAAGAATTTGAAAAATTTCCAAAACATTGTGTAAAAAACACCTGGGGATCTAAAATAATTGATGAACTCAAGCCCCTTGAAAATGAAATAATAATTGAAAAAACAAGATACAGTGGATTTTACAATACAAGGCTTGACCAGGTTTTAAGAAAAATCAACCCCAAATCAATTTATCTTTGCGGAGTATGTACTTCAATTTGTGTAATGGATACAGCAGGAGGACTTGCAAACAGAGATTACAAAGTAATTATCCATGAAAATGAAACAGCTGACTTTGATGAAGAAATGCATGTTTTTTCAATCAAAAGAATGAAGAACATATATGGAGTAGAAATAATCTAA